CGCCATCACGCGCGCCCTGGAGGAGATCGAGGCGCGCACCGACGACGTGCCCGCGATGGCCGCCCGGGCCAAGGAGCTGTACGGGGTCGACGCGGTGACGACGGCCTACGAGGAGCTCTTCGCCTCGCTCGCGCGCTGACGCGGCGCCGGCCGGGCGGGCGCTGCGGCAGACGACCGCGACCGCGGGCGCCCGCCTGGGGTCGGGATCAGAACGTGCTGGGCTGGACGTACAGGCCGATGACCAGGATCACGAGCCAGACGCCCGCGAGCACCTGGAGCATGCGGTCGCCGAGGGCGATCTCCTCCGGGGCCTGCGCGTCGCCGCGGTCGATGTGCTGGCCGTAGCGCAGCACCGCGAGCACGAACGGCGCCACCGAGACGGAGAGCCAGAGGTTCCGCAGGTCGGTGAAGAGCTCGAAGGCCCACAGGCTGTAGCCGAGGATGAGGATCGTCGCGGCGGAGTGCCAGATGAAGCCGAGGTAGCCGAGCGTGTAGCCCTTGAGGGACCCGCGCACGTCGCCCTGCAGGTCGGGGTTGCTGGCGAGCTCCCCGTAGCGCTTGCCCGAGACCATGAGGAGCGACCCGAAGACCGCGACGAGCAGGAACCACTGGCTGAGCACGACGCCGGTGGCCGCGCCGCCCGCGATGGCGCGCAGCAGGAAGCCGGAGGAGACGACGGCGATGTCGAGGATGGTGATGTGCTTCAGCCAGATGCAGTACGCGATCTGCACGAGCTCGTAGCAGAGCACCACGGCCGCGAGCTCGAGGCCGCCGGCGAAGGCGACGGCGAGGCCGCCGAGGAGGAGCACGGCGGCGACCGCCACGGCGACGGGCACGGGCACGATGCCGGCGGCGATGGGGCGCGAGCGCTTGCGGGGGTGCGCGCGATCGGCCTCGACGTCGAGGATGTCGTTCAGGAAGTAGATGCCGGACGCGGCGAGGCAGAAGGCGACGAACGCGAGCACGGCCTTCACGAGCGACGGCTCGAAGAGCGCGCCGGCGGCGACGGGTGCGGCGAACACCAGCACGTTCTTCATCCACTGGCGGACCCGTGCGGTGCGGATGACCCCGCCGAGGACGGAGGAGCTGCTGCCGGCGGGCGTGCGGGGGACGAGGTCTGGTTCGCTGATGGTGGTCCTCCTGGTCGGGCGATCAGAGTCACCGTAGCCGGTCGGCGCGCCCGACGCCGAACCGGCGGGCGGGCCCGGGGACATCGCCGGCGGGTCCGCCCGTCGGCCGTCGGATAGGGTCGTCGGGTGCAGATCCCACGGAACGTCCACCGGTGACCGCGGCCAGGATCCACCTCGTCCGGCACGGTGAGGTCGACAACCCGGACGGCATCCTCTACGGCCGGCTGCCCGGCTTCGGCCTCACGGCGCTCGGCCGCCGGATGGCGGCCGCCGCCGCGGACCACGTCGTCGAGGCGGGCCGCGAGGTCGGCCTCCTGCGCACCTCCCCGCTCCAGCGCGCGGTCGAGTCGACGGCGCCGATGGAGGCCGCGCTCGGCCTCGACCCCGAGCGCCGCGACGGCCTCGTCGAGGCCTCCAGCCGCCTCGAGGGCGGCCGCTTCGACATGAGCCTCTCCATCCTCGGCAAGCCGTCCGCGTGGCGCTACCTCGTGAACCCGCTCCGTCCCAGCTGGGGCGAGCCCTTCGTCCAGGTCGCCGCGCGCATGCGGGCCGAGCTCGCCGCCGCCGCCGCGGACGCGCCCGACGGCACCGACGCGGTCCTCGTGAGCCACCAGCTGCCCATCTGGATGGCGCACCGCAGCGTCACCGGCGCGCCCCTCTTCCACGACCCGCGGAAGCGCCGCTGCGCGCTGTCCAGCATCACGTCGTTCGAGCCGACGGCCGACGGGTTCCGCGAGGTGTCCTACTGGGCGCCGGCGCCCGAGCTCCTGGCCGCGTCGACGGACGACGGCGCCGTCTGAGGCGTCCGCGCGACCACGCGACCGCAGGGCGCGACGGCCCGTGAGCCGTCGGCCGCTCCCGCGCATCAGCGCGCCGGGCCCTCCGGCAGGCCGTGCCGCCAGCTGCGCCCCTGGGCGGCCTTGACGGCGCAGATCACGAGCAGGACCCATCCCCACTCCACGAGCGTGACGCTCTCGGCGAGCGACGCGACGACGAGCACGACGAGCACGAGCGCGGTCCAGACGTAGCCGACGCCGCGCTTGGTGGTCGCGAGCACCCAGGAGCGCCCGAGCGCGAGGGCGCAGAACGCCGCGAACAGCGCGAGCCCGACGAGCCCGGCCTGCAGGTAGAGGTCGAGGTAGGCGTTGCGGCCGGTCTCCTGCGCGCCGCGGCTCACGAGGTCGAGCGCCGTGTACGGATAGGCGTCCCGCCGCCAGTAGCCCACGAACCCCCAGCCCTCGATGGTGTTGAGGTCGATGAGGCGGAGCATCTCGCGCCACAGGGCGACGCGCTGGAGGTAGTCGGGACGCGCCTGGAGCACCTGCAGCACGGGGGAGCGGAACGCCACGACGAGCACCCCGACGACCGCGGCCAGCACGAGCGCCGCGCTGTTGGCGAGCGGCCGGGCCTGGCGGGCGAGGTGACGGAGGCCGAGGATCGCGAGGGCGGCGAGGCCGAGGACGAGGAACGTGCCGAGGATCACGGACGAGCGGGTGAGCGACGCGACCAGCAGCGCGGTGGTGAGCGAGAAGATCCCCCGGCCGCGGGAGACGGAGCGGGTGAGCAGCTCGACGGCGAAGGTCACGGCGGCGACGAGCGCGAGGATCCCGAGGGCGTTGCGCTCGCCGAGCAGGCCCTGGATGGGACCGAGGCGGTCGAGGGCCCCGCGGATGCCGAGGAACGGGATGGGGCCGTCGATGAGGAGCCCCGCCAGCACCTCGAGCGCGAGCGAGCCGACGAGCACGAGCCGCAGCACGTCGCCGGCCGCGCGCACGATCTGGATGAGGTCGCGCACGACCCCCACGTACACCGCGAGGAACGCGGACGCCGCGAGGTGGAGCACGCCGCCGACCGCGTCCGGCTGGTACGCGGTCCAGAGCAGCGTCGCCGCGCACCAGCCCACGAGGACCAGGAGCGAGATGGGGAGGAGGCCGCGCCACTCCCAGTCGCCGCGCTTCGCCGCCAGGGATCCCGCGGCCATCGCCACGAGCGCGACCAGGACGGCGACGAGCCCGGCCCAGCCCATGGTCGCGCGCAGCGCGTGCGACAGGACCGCGGTGCCGAGGATGCACTGCGTGAGCGCGGCTGAGAAGCGCGCGGACCCGAGGAGGTCGGGCAGGCGCTCGGGCAGCGGCAGGCGGGTGGGCAGCGTCATGCGGCGGCGGTCACGGGCGGTCGGCGGGGCACCGGGCGGCCGCGCGGGTCAGGCGACGCCGGGGTCGGCGACGGACGGCGCGGCGGGAGCGGGGGCCGGGGCGCCGGCCGCCGCGGGCTCGGCGGGCACGGCGGGCACGGGGCGACGGCGGGGGACCGCCGGCCCCGGGACGTCCTCGCGGGCCACCATGCCGGAGCGCGTGGCGACGGCGATCACGACGAGCAGCAGCCAGTTGCCCTCGTAGAGCAGGCGGCTCTCGGCGAGGCTCTGCACGACGAGGGCCGTCATGAGCAGCAGCGGCGCCAGCGCGAGCGTGGAGTAGGGCTCGACGAGGTCGCGGCGGTGCTGCGGCCGGTCGATGGCGGCCCACCAGGAGCGGACGTACGTGGTGACGATGAGGCACGCGAAGGCCAGGAGGCCGACGGCGCCCACCTGCAGCAGGACGTCGAGGTAGGCGTCGTGGGCCTGCAGGTAGGTGACGCCGCTGCGGACGGCGAGGCCCTGGAAGGGGTGCACCCAGGGTGCCCAGTAGCCGATCCAGCCCCAGCCGACGACGGGGTGCTCCTGCGCGAGCCCGAGGACGGACTCCCAGATCTGGAACCGCCCGGTGAGGTCGGGGGAGCGGCCGAGGAGCTCGAAGACCTCGGCGGTGCGCGTGACCACGATGCCCGCGCCGACGACGGCCGCCACGACGACGCCGCCCGCGAGCACGAGGCGCCCGCGGAGGTCGACGCGGCGGGCGATGAGCGCGAGCGCGGCGACGACGCCGGTCATGAGGAGCGCCACCAGCACGGTGGAGCTGCCGGTGAGGGTCAGCGTGAGCAGGGCGACGGCGATCCACACGGCGGCGTCGCGGCGGGCCACCGTGCGCGCCGCGTACTGCAGGGAGAAGACGATGAGGCCGAGCAGCGCGACCATCGCGAGCAGGTTGGCGTTGCCGACCACGCCCTGGATCCGCCCGCCGCTCAGCAGCTCGCCGCGGGTCCACGCGAACGCGGCCGGCGCGTTCGGCCCGTAGTCCGTGAAGAAGGGCATGACCGGCTGGCGCACGACCACGGCGACGACCAGCTCGAAGGCGAGCGACAGCCCGAGGATGATGCGGAGGGCCCGGCCGAGGCCCTGCACGATCTCCGCCCACGACAGCAGCACGAGGATCGTGAGCGCCGCGATGGTCGTGGACAGCTGGATCAGCACGCCGAGCACGGACTCGAACCGGTACTGCGACCACGCGATGGACAGCACGCAGACGACCGTGAACGCCAGCAGCGGGAGGGGCACGACCCGGAGCCGCGGCAGCGGGCGGGCGCGCACGAGGAGCACGATGCAGGTCACCAGCACCGCCAGGGCGATGGCGCCGAAGCCCCACCAGCTGAGGCTGTCCCGCCACATGTCACCCGCGAAGGTGGTGACGAGGACGAAGGTCGCGAAGCTCCGGAGGGCTCGGCGGCTGGGGGTGGGCATGCCCATCAGGGTATCCGGCCCGGGCCCCGAGCCCCGCCGCCTGGGTGAACGCGGACGGCGGCGGCGAGCGCGGGGCGGCGCGCCGGGCACCGGGCTGTCCGTCCCGCGAACGCGCCGCACCGGGCGCCGCCGTCCGGCGGTCAGACGAAGGCGGCGTGGCCCGTGATCGCCCGCCCGACGATGAGCGTGTTCATCTCCCGCGTGCCCTCGTACGAGTAGATGGCCTCCGCGTCGGCGAAGAACCGGGCCACGTCGTGGTCGAGGACGATGCCGTTGCCGCCGAACGCCTCGCGGCACCACGCGACGGTCTCGCGCATCCGGCTGGTGGCGTAGGCCTTGGCGAGCGCGGAGTGCTCGTCGGACTGGGTGCCCTCGTCGACCATCTCCGAGGCGCGCGTGACGAGGCCGATGGAGGCCGTGATGTTGCCGAGGCTGCGGACGAGGAGGTCCTGGATCAGCTGGTGCGCGCCGAGCGGCTTGCCGAACTGGTGCCGTTCGCCCGTGTACGCGACCGCGGCCTCGTAGGCGCCGACCGAGATCCCGACGGCTGCCCACGCCACCTCGGCGCGCGTGAGGCGGAGCACCTTGGCGGTGTCGGCGAAGGAGCGCGCGTTCTGCAGCCGGTTCCGCTCGGGCACGATCACCGCGTCGAGCTCGATGTCGGCGTTCTGCACGATGCGCAGCGCCTGCTTGTCCTCGATCCGCGTGGCGCGGAAGCCGGGGGAGTCGTTGGGGACGAGGAAGCCCTTGACCTGGCCGTCGTCCGCGTCCTTGGCCCAGATGACGGTGACGTCGCTGATGGTGCCGTTGCCGATCCAGCGCTTGGCGCCCGTGATGCTCCACTCGTCGCCGCGCCGGGTCGCCACCGTGCGGAGGCCGCGCGCGGAGTCGGACCCCGAGAGCGGCTCGGTGAGGCCGAACGAGCCGAGGACCTCGCCGGACGCGAGGCGCGGCAGCCACTCGGCGCGCTGCTCGGGGGATCCGGCGACGGCGACGCTGCCCATCACCAGGCCGCTCTGCATGCCGACGAGGGTCGCGATGCTCGCGTCGACGCGGCCGAGCTCGAGCGCCGCCCAGCCGCGGAACACGGCCGAGTTCTCGAAGGGGCGCGTCTCGGGGAACGGCATGCCGAAGAAGCCGCGCTCCGCGAGGCCGCCGACGACGTGGCGGGGGAACTCGGCTCGTGCCCAGAGCCCGTTGACGTGCGGGCGGACCTCCGCCTCGAGGTAGGCGCGCAGGTCGGCGAGGGACTCCTTCTCCCTGTCGCCGAGCCGGGACTCGTAGCCGTAGAAGTCGCCGATGAGGGGGGTGAGGGTCACGATGCTCCGTTGCGGTCCGTTTGTGCCCTCGGGGACGGGCGCCTGCGGGCGAGCCTAGGTCGGCGTCCGGCCGGCACCCCCATCGGTTGGTACTTTGGTCGCGTCCGGACAGGACGCGCGCCCTCGGGCGTTGTAGGTAGCCGCCAAGCCCGACAGGATCGCCCGTGTTCACTGCCCTCGCCAACACCCCCCGCGACTACGCCTGGGGGTCGACGACCGCCATCGCCGAGCTGCTCGGCCGCG
This is a stretch of genomic DNA from Clavibacter zhangzhiyongii. It encodes these proteins:
- a CDS encoding decaprenyl-phosphate phosphoribosyltransferase, with product MSEPDLVPRTPAGSSSSVLGGVIRTARVRQWMKNVLVFAAPVAAGALFEPSLVKAVLAFVAFCLAASGIYFLNDILDVEADRAHPRKRSRPIAAGIVPVPVAVAVAAVLLLGGLAVAFAGGLELAAVVLCYELVQIAYCIWLKHITILDIAVVSSGFLLRAIAGGAATGVVLSQWFLLVAVFGSLLMVSGKRYGELASNPDLQGDVRGSLKGYTLGYLGFIWHSAATILILGYSLWAFELFTDLRNLWLSVSVAPFVLAVLRYGQHIDRGDAQAPEEIALGDRMLQVLAGVWLVILVIGLYVQPSTF
- a CDS encoding histidine phosphatase family protein; amino-acid sequence: MTAARIHLVRHGEVDNPDGILYGRLPGFGLTALGRRMAAAAADHVVEAGREVGLLRTSPLQRAVESTAPMEAALGLDPERRDGLVEASSRLEGGRFDMSLSILGKPSAWRYLVNPLRPSWGEPFVQVAARMRAELAAAAADAPDGTDAVLVSHQLPIWMAHRSVTGAPLFHDPRKRRCALSSITSFEPTADGFREVSYWAPAPELLAASTDDGAV
- a CDS encoding O-antigen ligase family protein; its protein translation is MTLPTRLPLPERLPDLLGSARFSAALTQCILGTAVLSHALRATMGWAGLVAVLVALVAMAAGSLAAKRGDWEWRGLLPISLLVLVGWCAATLLWTAYQPDAVGGVLHLAASAFLAVYVGVVRDLIQIVRAAGDVLRLVLVGSLALEVLAGLLIDGPIPFLGIRGALDRLGPIQGLLGERNALGILALVAAVTFAVELLTRSVSRGRGIFSLTTALLVASLTRSSVILGTFLVLGLAALAILGLRHLARQARPLANSAALVLAAVVGVLVVAFRSPVLQVLQARPDYLQRVALWREMLRLIDLNTIEGWGFVGYWRRDAYPYTALDLVSRGAQETGRNAYLDLYLQAGLVGLALFAAFCALALGRSWVLATTKRGVGYVWTALVLVVLVVASLAESVTLVEWGWVLLVICAVKAAQGRSWRHGLPEGPAR
- a CDS encoding O-antigen ligase family protein, which translates into the protein MPTPSRRALRSFATFVLVTTFAGDMWRDSLSWWGFGAIALAVLVTCIVLLVRARPLPRLRVVPLPLLAFTVVCVLSIAWSQYRFESVLGVLIQLSTTIAALTILVLLSWAEIVQGLGRALRIILGLSLAFELVVAVVVRQPVMPFFTDYGPNAPAAFAWTRGELLSGGRIQGVVGNANLLAMVALLGLIVFSLQYAARTVARRDAAVWIAVALLTLTLTGSSTVLVALLMTGVVAALALIARRVDLRGRLVLAGGVVVAAVVGAGIVVTRTAEVFELLGRSPDLTGRFQIWESVLGLAQEHPVVGWGWIGYWAPWVHPFQGLAVRSGVTYLQAHDAYLDVLLQVGAVGLLAFACLIVTTYVRSWWAAIDRPQHRRDLVEPYSTLALAPLLLMTALVVQSLAESRLLYEGNWLLLVVIAVATRSGMVAREDVPGPAVPRRRPVPAVPAEPAAAGAPAPAPAAPSVADPGVA
- a CDS encoding acyl-CoA dehydrogenase family protein, with product MTLTPLIGDFYGYESRLGDREKESLADLRAYLEAEVRPHVNGLWARAEFPRHVVGGLAERGFFGMPFPETRPFENSAVFRGWAALELGRVDASIATLVGMQSGLVMGSVAVAGSPEQRAEWLPRLASGEVLGSFGLTEPLSGSDSARGLRTVATRRGDEWSITGAKRWIGNGTISDVTVIWAKDADDGQVKGFLVPNDSPGFRATRIEDKQALRIVQNADIELDAVIVPERNRLQNARSFADTAKVLRLTRAEVAWAAVGISVGAYEAAVAYTGERHQFGKPLGAHQLIQDLLVRSLGNITASIGLVTRASEMVDEGTQSDEHSALAKAYATSRMRETVAWCREAFGGNGIVLDHDVARFFADAEAIYSYEGTREMNTLIVGRAITGHAAFV